From the genome of Globicephala melas chromosome 16, mGloMel1.2, whole genome shotgun sequence, one region includes:
- the RASSF4 gene encoding ras association domain-containing protein 4 isoform X1, with product MPARQRPRSCGTPDSAALSQTLRLGGGRARLRLPLSPGPRALEHIEVRGPSPKGGQDAREERACLGRPECTEEGALIIEGLLNISWGLRRPIRLQIQDDRERMHLSPASWAPGHPKEPPLQDGRVTAQEPSAQAGPREESSRDSSEPVEEDEETPQLMRTKSDAACVIQRRPRCRAPSEAQRIRRHRFSINGHFYNHKTSVFTPAYGSMTNVRVNSTMTTLQVLTLLLNKFRVENGPSEFALYIVHESGERTKLKDSEYPLISRILHGPCEKIARIFLMEADLGEEVPHEVAQYIKFEMPVLDSFVEKLKEEEEREIIKLTMKFQALRLTMLQRLEQLVEAK from the exons ATGCCTGCCAGACAGCGGCCGCGTTCCTGTGGGACACCTGACTCAGCCGCCCTGTCCCAGACCCTGCGCCTGGGCGGTGGAAGGGCACGCCTCAGGCTTCCTCTCAGCCCCGGGCCGCGTGCCTTGGAGCACATAGAAGTTCGTGGGCCTTCCCCCAAAGGAGGACAGGACGCCAGGGAGGAGAGGGCGTGTCTGGGGAGGCCTGAGTGCACG GAAGAAGGGGCTCTGATCATCGAGGGGCTCCTCAACATCTCCTGGGGACTGAGGCGGCCCATCCGGCTCCAGATACAGGATGACAGAGAGCGCATGCACCTCTCCCCCGCCTCCTGGGCACCAGGACACCC AAAGGAGCCACCTCTTCAGGATGGCAGAGTCACTGCCCAAGAACCAAGCGCTCAGGCCGGACCCAGGGAGGAGAGTTCCAGAGACAGCTCAG AGCCcgtggaggaggacgaggagacCCCACAGCTTATGCGGACCAAGAGCGATGCAGCCTGTGTGATCCAGAGGCGGCCCAGGTGCCGCGCCCCCAGTGAGGCCCAGAGGATCCGGCGACATCGGTTCTCTATCAACGGGCACTTTTACAACCACAAG ACCTCCGTGTTTACTCCTGCCTATGGGTCCATGACCAACGTGAGAGTCAACAGCACCATGACCACCCTGCAGGTCCTCACCCTGCTGCTGAACAAGTTCCGA GTGGAAAATGGTCCCAGTGAGTTTGCACTCTACATCGTTCACGAGTCTGGGG AGAGGACAAAATTAAAAGACTCTGAGTACCCGCTGATTTCCAGAATCCTGCACGGGCCCTGTGAGAAGATTGCCAGGATATTCCTGATGGAAGCTGACTTGGGCGAGGAAGTCCCCCACGAA GTCGCTCAGTACATTAAGTTTGAAATGCCGGTGCTGGACAGTTttgttgaaaaattaaaagaagaggaggaaagagaaataatcaAACTGACCATGAA GTTCCAAGCCCTGCGTCTGACGATGCTACAGCGCCTGGAGCAGCTGGTGGAGGCCAAGTAG
- the RASSF4 gene encoding ras association domain-containing protein 4 isoform X2, which yields MPARQRPRSCGTPDSAALSQTLRLGGGRARLRLPLSPGPRALEHIEVRGPSPKGGQDAREERACLGRPECTEEGALIIEGLLNISWGLRRPIRLQIQDDRERMHLSPASWAPGHPKEPPLQDGRVTAQEPSAQAGPREESSRDSSEPVEEDEETPQLMRTKSDAACVIQRRPRCRAPSEAQRIRRHRFSINGHFYNHKTSVFTPAYGSMTNVRVNSTMTTLQVLTLLLNKFRVENGPSEFALYIVHESGERTKLKDSEYPLISRILHGPCEKIARIFLMEADLGEEVPHEVPSPASDDATAPGAAGGGQVAHQHLPLPKPPAASAL from the exons ATGCCTGCCAGACAGCGGCCGCGTTCCTGTGGGACACCTGACTCAGCCGCCCTGTCCCAGACCCTGCGCCTGGGCGGTGGAAGGGCACGCCTCAGGCTTCCTCTCAGCCCCGGGCCGCGTGCCTTGGAGCACATAGAAGTTCGTGGGCCTTCCCCCAAAGGAGGACAGGACGCCAGGGAGGAGAGGGCGTGTCTGGGGAGGCCTGAGTGCACG GAAGAAGGGGCTCTGATCATCGAGGGGCTCCTCAACATCTCCTGGGGACTGAGGCGGCCCATCCGGCTCCAGATACAGGATGACAGAGAGCGCATGCACCTCTCCCCCGCCTCCTGGGCACCAGGACACCC AAAGGAGCCACCTCTTCAGGATGGCAGAGTCACTGCCCAAGAACCAAGCGCTCAGGCCGGACCCAGGGAGGAGAGTTCCAGAGACAGCTCAG AGCCcgtggaggaggacgaggagacCCCACAGCTTATGCGGACCAAGAGCGATGCAGCCTGTGTGATCCAGAGGCGGCCCAGGTGCCGCGCCCCCAGTGAGGCCCAGAGGATCCGGCGACATCGGTTCTCTATCAACGGGCACTTTTACAACCACAAG ACCTCCGTGTTTACTCCTGCCTATGGGTCCATGACCAACGTGAGAGTCAACAGCACCATGACCACCCTGCAGGTCCTCACCCTGCTGCTGAACAAGTTCCGA GTGGAAAATGGTCCCAGTGAGTTTGCACTCTACATCGTTCACGAGTCTGGGG AGAGGACAAAATTAAAAGACTCTGAGTACCCGCTGATTTCCAGAATCCTGCACGGGCCCTGTGAGAAGATTGCCAGGATATTCCTGATGGAAGCTGACTTGGGCGAGGAAGTCCCCCACGAA GTTCCAAGCCCTGCGTCTGACGATGCTACAGCGCCTGGAGCAGCTGGTGGAGGCCAAGTAGCCCACCAGCACCTGCCTCTTCCGAAGCCCCCAGCAGCCAGCGCACTCTGA
- the RASSF4 gene encoding ras association domain-containing protein 4 isoform X4 — MPARQRPRSCGTPDSAALSQTLRLGGGRARLRLPLSPGPRALEHIEVRGPSPKGGQDAREERACLGRPECTEEGALIIEGLLNISWGLRRPIRLQIQDDRERMHLSPASWAPGHPKEPPLQDGRVTAQEPSAQAGPREESSRDSSEPVEEDEETPQLMRTKSDAACVIQRRPRCRAPSEAQRIRRHRFSINGHFYNHKTSVFTPAYGSMTNVRVNSTMTTLQVLTLLLNKFRVENGPSEFALYIVHESGERTKLKDSEYPLISRILHGPCEKIARIFLMEADLGEEVPHERS; from the exons ATGCCTGCCAGACAGCGGCCGCGTTCCTGTGGGACACCTGACTCAGCCGCCCTGTCCCAGACCCTGCGCCTGGGCGGTGGAAGGGCACGCCTCAGGCTTCCTCTCAGCCCCGGGCCGCGTGCCTTGGAGCACATAGAAGTTCGTGGGCCTTCCCCCAAAGGAGGACAGGACGCCAGGGAGGAGAGGGCGTGTCTGGGGAGGCCTGAGTGCACG GAAGAAGGGGCTCTGATCATCGAGGGGCTCCTCAACATCTCCTGGGGACTGAGGCGGCCCATCCGGCTCCAGATACAGGATGACAGAGAGCGCATGCACCTCTCCCCCGCCTCCTGGGCACCAGGACACCC AAAGGAGCCACCTCTTCAGGATGGCAGAGTCACTGCCCAAGAACCAAGCGCTCAGGCCGGACCCAGGGAGGAGAGTTCCAGAGACAGCTCAG AGCCcgtggaggaggacgaggagacCCCACAGCTTATGCGGACCAAGAGCGATGCAGCCTGTGTGATCCAGAGGCGGCCCAGGTGCCGCGCCCCCAGTGAGGCCCAGAGGATCCGGCGACATCGGTTCTCTATCAACGGGCACTTTTACAACCACAAG ACCTCCGTGTTTACTCCTGCCTATGGGTCCATGACCAACGTGAGAGTCAACAGCACCATGACCACCCTGCAGGTCCTCACCCTGCTGCTGAACAAGTTCCGA GTGGAAAATGGTCCCAGTGAGTTTGCACTCTACATCGTTCACGAGTCTGGGG AGAGGACAAAATTAAAAGACTCTGAGTACCCGCTGATTTCCAGAATCCTGCACGGGCCCTGTGAGAAGATTGCCAGGATATTCCTGATGGAAGCTGACTTGGGCGAGGAAGTCCCCCACGAA CGATCGTAG